The proteins below come from a single Aegilops tauschii subsp. strangulata cultivar AL8/78 chromosome 6, Aet v6.0, whole genome shotgun sequence genomic window:
- the LOC109745880 gene encoding uncharacterized protein gives MVAMGMGSTKRGVVWCAGLLVTGLLLVAAEADFCSEDCRGKTDFLGRARRCRSQLEVARPTNCVALCHGKPNFMACCNRHRYARRVTPHLQRRAGRESTTHEEEARGGAVGVLKAPAPAPCEVVCRDRVGWVEYERCLDRCRWGAFVRRALLHLKLAGRQSATHEEARGGGRGEAHILTAMAARLSDPCQDMCHNHKHYDWCVRRCRFGPHLRLAGGGGESEEASGGGVDVLTATAAAAAADPRICEDFCRNWPAPEHDWCLDFCLAGDYVQRAPLHLKLAGGESTTEEEEGEGSGGAVDVPQAAAAAAAAQVQHEAVAGTQPMKNTDPCDDYCMEQTRYFPRPGQFFDCVEECHAGHGRLAGDGRNVIPAAAAQHEAAAGAQPANTDPCEAYCKWHARDFPAKYTACVRQCQSGGHPGDGARVKQERHKKVGEVHLGRGTGKIAIQ, from the coding sequence ATGGTGGCTATGGGTATGGGTTCCACAAAGCGTGGCGTTGTGTGGTGCGCCGGCCTGCTCGTCACCGGGCTTctcctcgtggcggcggaggcaGATTTCTGCTCCGAGGACTGCCGTGGCAAGACCGATTTCTTGGGCCGCGCCCGTCGGTGCAGATCTCAGCTTGAGGTTGCACGGCCGACGAACTGCGTCGCCCTCTGCCATGGCAAGCCGAACTTCATGGCCTGCTGCAATCGCCATCGGTATGCCCGACGAGTGACTCCGCATCTGCAGCGTCGGGCCGGCAGGGAATCCACAACGCATGAAGAAGAAGCAAGAGGAGGAGCAGTTGGTGTCCTGAAGGCGCCGGCCCCGGCGCCGTGTGAGGTGGTCTGCCGTGACCGGGTGGGCTGGGTGGAGTACGAGCGCTGCCTCGATCGCTGCCGATGGGGAGCGTTTGTCCGACGAGCGCTTCTTCATCTTAAGCTTGCCGGCAGGCAATCGGCGACACATGAAGAagcaagaggaggaggaagaggggaagcTCACATCCTGACGGCGATGGCGGCGCGGCTCTCGGATCCATGCCAGGACATGTGCCATAACCACAAGCACTATGACTGGTGCGTCCGTCGCTGCCGGTTTGGGCCGCATCTTAGGCTTGCCGGTGGCGGTGGGGAATCAGAAGAAGCAAGCGGAGGAGGAGTTGATGTACTGacggcgacggcagcggcggcggcggctgaccCACGTATATGCGAGGATTTCTGCCGTAACTGGCCGGCGCCGGAACACGATTGGTGCCTCGACTTCTGCCTGGCTGGAGACTATGTACAACGAGCGCCTCTGCATCTTAAGCTTGCCGGCGGTGAGTCAAcgacagaagaagaagaaggagaaggaagcGGAGGAGCGGTTGATGTCCCtcaggcagcggcggcggcggcggcagcgcagGTGCAGCATGAGGCTGTCGCAGGAACACAGCCGATGAAAAATACGGACCCGTGCGATGACTACTGCATGGAGCAAACTCGCTACTTTCCCAGGCCCGGGCAGTTCTTCGATTGCGTCGAGGAGTGCCACGCTGGTCATGGTCGGCTCGCCGGCGACGGCAGGAATGTgatcccggcggcggcggcgcaacaTGAGGCTGCTGCAGGAGCGCAGCCGGCGAATACCGACCCGTGCGAGGCCTACTGCAAATGGCATGCTCGGGATTTCCCCGCCAAGTACACAGCCTGCGTGCGCCAGTGCCAGTCCGGTGGCCACCCCGGCGACGGCGCCCGTGTCAAGCAGGAACGCCACAAGAAGGTCGGCGAGGTCCATCTTGGCCGTGGCACCGGCAAGATAGCCATCCAATAG